From Haloglomus litoreum, the proteins below share one genomic window:
- a CDS encoding DUF7285 family protein, protein MSRSSADGRARPSAAPGERGQVEPLAALAAILAVTAGFGLYTGALHAAVPTPAEPGLAPTALDAVAGAASDPTGVVDPERLSPALAAGPDRKLVNATLDAGRRRWTVGPPVPDDARDRARRRVAVDTGPNRTAVGTLRVVVW, encoded by the coding sequence ATGTCACGCTCGTCGGCTGACGGCCGGGCGCGCCCGTCGGCGGCCCCCGGCGAGCGTGGTCAGGTGGAGCCCCTGGCTGCGCTAGCTGCCATCCTCGCGGTGACGGCGGGCTTCGGACTCTACACCGGTGCGCTCCACGCGGCGGTGCCGACGCCGGCCGAGCCAGGCCTGGCGCCGACGGCCCTGGACGCCGTCGCCGGGGCGGCCAGCGACCCGACCGGCGTTGTCGACCCCGAACGCCTCTCCCCCGCACTCGCGGCTGGCCCGGACCGGAAGCTGGTGAACGCGACCCTCGACGCTGGACGTCGGCGGTGGACAGTCGGCCCCCCGGTCCCGGACGACGCGAGGGACCGTGCGCGACGGCGGGTCGCGGTGGATACCGGCCCGAACCGGACTGCGGTCGGGACCCTCCGGGTGGTCGTATGGTGA
- a CDS encoding DUF7284 family protein has protein sequence MVSRAAGRGRDRAVSTVVDVSLCLLLVSAAVGTLALPHDSPAETSRRPAPAATVEALATGTTSVAYDLDTAGLDGEAGTNAAGELARVAHGSYAGLLAEAAVENASIDGRALSGASDGFERRIRVAVRNVTRATGGRTRIRATWVPYPGAPTRGVVTAGPRPPPEATVAAARMTVPSRFPTSRERARRAARRSGYRGVALVLARATVVGWFPPDDTRLALRGDSPVDALLAERYRRTASTLGTSVADPVGAVEPRRANARLVAALSRRFEADLRSRFDSPNAAADAVRVGQVRVVVMAW, from the coding sequence ATGGTGAGTCGGGCCGCCGGTCGGGGCCGCGACCGCGCGGTCAGTACGGTCGTCGACGTGAGCCTCTGCCTGCTGCTGGTATCGGCAGCCGTCGGCACGCTCGCGCTCCCGCACGACTCCCCAGCGGAGACGAGCCGCCGGCCCGCCCCGGCAGCGACGGTCGAGGCGCTCGCCACGGGGACTACCTCGGTGGCCTACGATCTCGACACCGCTGGACTGGACGGCGAGGCCGGGACGAACGCGGCGGGTGAACTCGCGCGGGTCGCTCACGGGAGCTATGCCGGCCTCCTCGCCGAGGCGGCGGTCGAGAACGCGAGCATCGACGGGCGAGCACTCTCCGGCGCAAGCGACGGGTTCGAGCGACGGATCCGTGTAGCTGTCCGGAACGTCACCCGCGCGACGGGCGGCCGGACCCGGATCAGAGCGACCTGGGTCCCGTACCCGGGGGCTCCGACCCGGGGCGTCGTCACTGCCGGGCCGCGGCCGCCACCGGAGGCGACCGTCGCGGCAGCAAGGATGACGGTCCCGAGTCGGTTCCCGACGTCCCGTGAGCGGGCTCGACGCGCTGCACGCCGGAGCGGCTACCGGGGGGTGGCGCTCGTCCTCGCACGGGCCACCGTCGTCGGCTGGTTCCCACCGGACGACACACGGCTCGCGCTGCGGGGGGACTCCCCCGTCGACGCGCTGCTCGCGGAGCGCTACCGCCGGACGGCGAGCACCCTCGGGACGAGCGTCGCCGACCCAGTCGGCGCTGTCGAACCCCGCCGCGCGAACGCCCGACTGGTGGCGGCGCTCTCTCGACGCTTCGAGGCCGACCTCCGGTCACGATTCGACTCGCCGAACGCGGCTGCCGACGCGGTCCGGGTCGGCCAGGTCAGGGTGGTGGTGATGGCATGGTGA
- a CDS encoding DUF7286 family protein, whose product MVRSLGESDRARVPFALVGVVLLVTSTAFHASLGAAPAVREPATEAALERAGAGVVPALRAAVRRAARTAAADPVVTPANTTVGRALNDSRPFRDALRLRIYLAASDELATVRAQESSVVASAGLPAVDDDRTATVRRAIERIRVRRAGPDGTRLRVHVRNVSLRAARHGRVLTRKSLQVNLTVGSPVLALHDRTVAYERRLDAATLSPRSAGARLTVGTYLVATGRGTAQWAGAPIANVLGNRHLALATDAAVYDAQARTFGTMDPEWADGLATTAARALGKDAVASGSEEIKRGRSATGARALGALERFLLRGASRGSESAGPFETEQVTVRVGRSGDGALAAMLRRPARGSPNLTRVLRESYTVHARLATRTRRLGSSESGRRRPAGGGDWRLVGRERRVERVSRNITVGGSSAAPPRVPGDWHRLTGGRRRVRERATVVRHWRDGNRTRVTRQHTTTRYRVAVAVFGDHGTRNDDTPERAVHPVHDPGGALVGPNLADVPARATEQLVADRGGYGRLAERAVAGTVDTTPVSVEGQRPPRLSRWVESDLRALHRRVRNVSVRTSRRDLGTLDATVAADLAATLRHRRWSLLDAPATYDGASDRARVAARAAYLDRVLARLEGRADRRERARDGLNRSLVSRGLPSLGRIERLRAVAENASTARRGEGQRRSRGVGFVPDATPSRLSLTDISRSEVGLRGSGTVRPLAARNLNVFTLPAGDIASFVRSDGPDHVPLRTAARTLRAAGGGGNETTAQNASLVDARSHLRRAVVASNRALRARIRARLRREGVEGVTERRELVSAGLDPWDDPAGRALALANGSAAEAVARAAVERGALSGRRATSDRLELLLRDELRRALDGPAAQVPRRPTQRTGRLARDLLDAAVTEAVKTGVDRAGTAARDRLYDAGTRTVPAGLPVLPPVQPWYATVNVWDVHVRGTHPSLVVRARGHGVPGPPLAYERDGRPVRLHVDDDGDAERLGRATRVTFDIETAVLVVVPPGGRGVGDTDGNGDERTGWPTPEPWSGPAP is encoded by the coding sequence ATGGTGAGGTCACTCGGCGAGAGCGACCGTGCCCGGGTCCCGTTCGCCCTGGTCGGAGTCGTCCTCCTCGTGACGAGCACGGCGTTCCACGCGTCGCTGGGCGCGGCACCGGCGGTTCGGGAGCCAGCCACGGAGGCCGCGCTCGAGCGGGCAGGTGCCGGCGTGGTCCCGGCGCTACGGGCAGCCGTCCGGCGGGCGGCCCGCACGGCCGCGGCCGACCCGGTCGTGACCCCGGCCAACACCACGGTCGGCCGGGCGCTGAACGACTCCCGTCCCTTCCGTGACGCGCTCAGGCTCCGCATCTACCTGGCAGCCAGTGACGAACTGGCCACCGTCCGGGCGCAGGAATCGTCCGTCGTGGCGAGCGCCGGCCTGCCGGCCGTGGACGACGACCGGACGGCCACCGTCCGTCGTGCCATCGAACGGATCCGTGTCCGGCGCGCGGGACCGGACGGGACACGACTCCGCGTCCACGTTCGGAACGTCTCCCTCCGTGCTGCCCGCCACGGACGGGTACTGACGCGGAAGTCGCTTCAGGTGAACCTGACCGTCGGCTCACCGGTACTCGCGCTCCACGACCGGACGGTCGCCTACGAACGGCGACTGGATGCAGCCACGCTCTCGCCCCGGAGCGCCGGCGCCCGACTCACCGTCGGCACCTACCTCGTCGCCACCGGGCGTGGGACGGCACAGTGGGCCGGCGCTCCGATCGCCAACGTCCTGGGGAACCGGCACCTGGCGCTCGCGACGGACGCCGCCGTCTACGACGCACAGGCCCGCACCTTCGGCACGATGGACCCGGAGTGGGCCGACGGACTCGCCACCACGGCAGCGCGAGCACTGGGCAAGGATGCCGTCGCTTCGGGCTCCGAGGAGATCAAACGGGGGCGGTCGGCTACCGGGGCCCGGGCTCTGGGTGCGCTGGAACGGTTCCTGCTCCGGGGCGCGTCGCGGGGCTCCGAGTCAGCCGGTCCCTTCGAGACGGAGCAGGTGACCGTCCGTGTCGGCCGGAGCGGGGACGGAGCACTCGCCGCGATGCTCCGACGACCGGCCCGCGGTTCACCGAACCTCACGCGTGTACTGCGGGAGTCCTACACCGTCCACGCTCGACTCGCGACCCGGACACGTCGGCTCGGGAGCAGCGAGTCCGGACGCCGCCGGCCCGCGGGAGGAGGGGACTGGCGGCTCGTGGGGCGGGAGCGGCGAGTCGAGCGGGTATCCCGGAACATCACCGTCGGAGGGAGCAGCGCCGCCCCGCCACGCGTTCCCGGCGACTGGCACCGCCTGACCGGGGGGCGGCGACGTGTCAGGGAGCGAGCGACGGTGGTCCGTCACTGGCGAGACGGGAACCGGACACGTGTCACTCGCCAGCACACCACGACACGGTACCGGGTAGCCGTCGCGGTGTTCGGTGACCACGGAACCCGCAACGACGATACCCCGGAACGCGCCGTCCACCCGGTCCACGACCCCGGCGGGGCACTCGTCGGTCCGAACCTCGCCGACGTACCGGCGCGCGCGACGGAGCAGCTGGTGGCCGATCGGGGCGGGTACGGACGGCTCGCCGAACGCGCGGTCGCCGGAACGGTCGACACGACCCCCGTATCGGTCGAGGGCCAGCGTCCACCGCGTCTGAGCCGATGGGTGGAGAGCGACCTGCGCGCCCTGCACCGACGCGTGCGCAACGTCTCCGTCCGCACCTCGCGCCGCGACCTGGGAACGCTCGACGCGACGGTCGCTGCGGACCTCGCGGCCACCCTGCGACACCGGCGGTGGTCCCTCCTCGACGCGCCAGCGACGTACGACGGGGCGAGTGACCGGGCGCGCGTGGCCGCGAGGGCGGCCTATCTCGACCGTGTCCTCGCCCGGCTGGAGGGGCGGGCCGACCGTCGCGAGCGTGCCCGGGACGGCCTGAACCGCTCGCTCGTGTCCCGTGGACTCCCATCGCTCGGCCGCATCGAGCGGCTCCGCGCGGTCGCGGAGAACGCGAGCACGGCGCGGCGTGGCGAGGGGCAGCGGCGCTCGCGAGGCGTCGGGTTCGTCCCGGATGCGACCCCGAGCCGGCTGTCGCTGACCGACATCTCCCGGAGCGAGGTCGGCCTCCGGGGGAGTGGAACCGTCCGGCCCCTGGCCGCACGGAACCTGAACGTCTTCACGCTCCCGGCCGGCGACATCGCGTCGTTCGTCCGCAGCGACGGCCCGGACCACGTCCCACTGCGGACGGCCGCCCGGACACTGCGCGCCGCCGGAGGTGGTGGGAACGAGACCACCGCGCAGAACGCCTCGCTGGTCGACGCCCGGAGCCACCTCCGGCGGGCCGTCGTCGCCTCGAACCGGGCACTCCGGGCGCGGATCCGGGCACGCCTCCGTCGGGAGGGAGTAGAGGGGGTGACCGAACGACGAGAGCTGGTCTCCGCCGGTCTGGATCCATGGGACGACCCGGCCGGGCGGGCACTGGCGCTGGCCAACGGCTCCGCGGCGGAGGCCGTCGCCCGTGCTGCTGTCGAGCGAGGGGCACTCTCCGGGCGCAGGGCCACGAGCGACCGGCTCGAACTCCTCCTCCGGGACGAGCTCCGTCGAGCGCTGGACGGCCCAGCGGCACAGGTCCCACGCCGACCGACCCAGCGGACCGGACGGCTGGCACGCGACCTTCTCGACGCGGCGGTCACCGAGGCGGTGAAGACCGGTGTCGATCGCGCGGGGACGGCGGCGAGGGACCGCCTCTACGACGCCGGCACCCGGACGGTCCCTGCGGGCCTCCCGGTCCTGCCGCCGGTGCAGCCGTGGTACGCGACCGTCAACGTCTGGGACGTCCACGTGCGGGGCACACATCCGTCCCTGGTGGTCAGAGCCCGTGGGCACGGTGTTCCGGGACCACCGCTCGCGTACGAGCGCGACGGTCGCCCGGTCCGGCTCCACGTGGACGACGACGGTGACGCCGAACGGCTGGGCCGAGCGACACGCGTCACGTTCGACATCGAGACCGCGGTGCTCGTGGTGGTCCCGCCGGGCGGCCGGGGCGTGGGAGATACCGACGGGAACGGCGACGAGCGGACGGGCTGGCCGACGCCGGAGCCGTGGTCCGGCCCGGCGCCGTAG
- a CDS encoding DUF5791 family protein produces the protein MFHEIVADPGELGPDELYERYESELIAVVDAHGIERAAAESGVDEATIRALVDGESPDLDHTEATALLALDGDVDVDAETAAELDRDALLIGMTNAVLDVEALAAEADGAMEAREIQSKVEGRFPMTLREFALLHATIQERSP, from the coding sequence ATGTTCCACGAGATCGTCGCTGACCCGGGCGAACTGGGGCCAGACGAACTGTACGAGCGGTACGAGTCGGAACTGATCGCGGTCGTGGATGCCCACGGTATCGAGCGGGCAGCCGCGGAGAGCGGCGTCGACGAGGCGACGATCCGCGCGCTCGTCGATGGAGAGTCACCGGACCTCGACCACACGGAAGCCACGGCCCTGCTCGCACTCGACGGCGACGTGGATGTGGACGCGGAGACGGCCGCCGAACTCGACCGGGACGCGCTGCTCATTGGCATGACCAACGCGGTCCTGGACGTGGAGGCGCTGGCCGCGGAGGCCGACGGGGCCATGGAGGCCCGGGAGATCCAGTCGAAGGTCGAGGGGCGTTTCCCGATGACGCTCCGCGAGTTCGCGCTGCTCCACGCGACCATCCAGGAGCGGAGCCCCTGA
- a CDS encoding SDR family oxidoreductase, with the protein MRVCILGCGYVGLELARQLQPTHEVVGVRRSADGATAVEATGATAVRADVTDTDDLAAVPDADALVFAASSGGRGADAAREVYVDGLRTAIEAFGARDDPPEQLVYTSSTGVYGDHDGGWVDETTPLDPTTEKTRVLAEAERVAREVAPEYGLTGRVARFAGLYGPGRYRLERYIRGPVTAGYLNMIHRDDAAGVVRFMLEGADEELLLAVDDEPVEKHSFADWLADECGVERPAKRSKAERLDDPDLSEAGRRRILTSKRCSNDRLRELGYEFRFPTYREGYRAAIESYRNAS; encoded by the coding sequence GTGCGCGTCTGCATCCTCGGCTGTGGGTACGTCGGGCTCGAACTCGCCCGCCAGCTCCAGCCGACACACGAGGTCGTCGGCGTCCGGCGCTCGGCCGACGGGGCGACGGCCGTCGAGGCCACCGGAGCGACCGCCGTCCGGGCCGACGTGACCGACACCGACGACCTCGCCGCGGTACCGGACGCCGACGCGCTGGTGTTCGCCGCGAGCTCGGGCGGTCGCGGGGCCGACGCGGCCCGCGAGGTCTACGTCGACGGACTCCGGACCGCCATCGAGGCGTTCGGCGCGCGCGACGATCCGCCGGAGCAGCTCGTCTACACCTCCAGCACGGGGGTCTACGGCGACCATGACGGCGGCTGGGTGGACGAGACGACGCCGCTCGACCCGACCACGGAGAAGACGCGGGTGCTCGCCGAGGCCGAGCGCGTCGCACGCGAGGTCGCACCCGAGTACGGCCTCACGGGCCGCGTCGCGCGGTTCGCGGGGCTGTACGGACCGGGCCGCTACCGACTGGAGCGCTACATCCGGGGACCGGTGACCGCCGGCTACCTGAACATGATCCACCGGGACGACGCCGCCGGCGTCGTCCGGTTCATGCTGGAGGGAGCGGACGAGGAACTGCTGCTGGCCGTCGACGACGAGCCGGTCGAGAAGCACTCGTTCGCCGACTGGCTGGCCGACGAGTGCGGTGTCGAGCGGCCAGCGAAGCGGAGCAAGGCCGAGCGGCTGGACGACCCGGACCTGTCGGAGGCGGGACGGCGGCGCATCCTGACGAGCAAGCGCTGCTCGAACGACCGGCTCCGGGAACTGGGCTACGAGTTCCGGTTCCCGACCTACCGCGAGGGCTACCGCGCAGCCATCGAATCGTACCGGAACGCGTCGTAA
- a CDS encoding DHH family phosphoesterase: MGLASGGAVTAAAVGIGPALDAGPFTVGAVVLAVVATGGYLLLRFRNSRTPGKRLRRALGAVDEVAVLTHPNPDPDALACALAVRELAASVDTSTTIYYPGEIRHEENLALVEELDIEATRLRDASDIANRDVVLVDHNQPRGFAGAGGVDAYAVIDHHPGEAEATAFTDIRSDYGACASLLAEYLRELGWGADDGGRDTPAMSESLATALVYGIRSDTAGFTRGCTAAEFDAAAYCSERADPDTIQRVANPPVSPERMDVRARAVLNRVQRGAFVCTHAGEVPSPDAVAQAADDLLRMKGTRAVVVAGRCDGTLHLSGRAIEGSVDIGETLSTAIEGIPMADAGGHARMGGGQLSVEHMAGLGPGDGVSIERFFESVFAVMASQDPEGAPDKPAEPVAPGAVAASEADPVPPGEADRGDVGDPVDRPEASGGD, from the coding sequence ATGGGTCTCGCGAGTGGAGGGGCCGTCACAGCGGCTGCGGTCGGCATCGGCCCAGCACTCGATGCAGGGCCCTTCACCGTCGGCGCCGTCGTGCTTGCTGTCGTCGCCACCGGTGGCTACCTGTTGCTGCGGTTCCGGAACTCCAGGACGCCCGGAAAGCGACTGCGGCGTGCGCTCGGGGCCGTCGACGAGGTGGCTGTCCTGACGCACCCGAACCCGGACCCCGACGCGCTGGCCTGTGCGCTGGCCGTGCGCGAACTGGCCGCGTCCGTCGATACGTCCACCACCATCTACTATCCCGGCGAGATCCGCCACGAGGAGAACCTCGCGCTCGTCGAGGAGCTGGATATCGAGGCGACGCGCCTCCGTGACGCGAGCGACATCGCGAACCGGGACGTGGTGCTGGTCGACCACAACCAGCCCCGCGGCTTCGCGGGGGCCGGCGGCGTGGACGCCTACGCCGTCATCGACCACCATCCCGGGGAGGCCGAGGCGACGGCCTTCACGGATATCCGGTCGGACTACGGCGCCTGCGCGAGCCTGCTGGCGGAGTACCTCCGCGAACTCGGCTGGGGGGCCGACGACGGGGGTCGTGACACCCCGGCGATGTCGGAATCGCTCGCGACCGCGCTCGTGTACGGCATCCGGTCGGACACGGCTGGATTCACCCGCGGCTGCACCGCGGCGGAGTTCGACGCCGCAGCCTACTGCTCGGAGCGGGCCGACCCCGACACCATCCAGCGCGTGGCGAACCCCCCCGTGTCGCCGGAGCGGATGGATGTCCGGGCACGGGCCGTCCTCAACCGGGTCCAGCGCGGGGCCTTCGTCTGTACGCACGCCGGGGAGGTCCCCAGCCCGGACGCGGTGGCCCAGGCCGCGGACGACCTCCTCCGGATGAAGGGGACCCGCGCGGTCGTTGTCGCCGGGCGCTGTGACGGGACGCTCCACCTCTCGGGGCGGGCCATCGAGGGGAGCGTCGACATCGGCGAGACGCTGTCGACGGCCATCGAGGGGATTCCGATGGCGGACGCCGGCGGGCACGCCCGGATGGGCGGCGGCCAGCTCTCGGTCGAACACATGGCCGGACTTGGCCCCGGCGACGGCGTGAGCATCGAGCGATTCTTCGAGAGCGTCTTCGCCGTCATGGCCAGCCAGGACCCAGAGGGGGCGCCCGACAAGCCGGCCGAGCCGGTCGCTCCGGGCGCGGTGGCAGCGAGCGAGGCCGACCCGGTTCCCCCCGGGGAGGCAGACCGGGGTGACGTCGGCGACCCGGTCGACCGGCCCGAGGCCAGCGGCGGGGACTGA
- a CDS encoding 50S ribosomal protein L40e, translated as MAQFDKAEDRMLKKMICMRCNARNPERADSCRKCGYKNLRPKAKERRAA; from the coding sequence ATGGCCCAGTTCGACAAAGCGGAGGATCGGATGCTGAAGAAGATGATCTGTATGCGCTGCAATGCCCGCAACCCGGAGCGGGCCGACAGCTGCCGGAAGTGCGGCTACAAGAACCTCCGGCCGAAGGCGAAGGAACGGCGCGCAGCCTGA
- a CDS encoding MBL fold metallo-hydrolase → MSDTDVVCVTDGAETFTCNAYLVPGSVTTLVDAGAWDGVVDAVRKHVDDVDRVVMTHQHGDHVAELDAVCEAFDPTVYAYADHSCRTHAIEDGDTVQIGDEDCDVVYTPGHADDHVSLVSATSLYSGDVVVHDDGAFDYGSFGRTDMAGQSRERLIESIRDLLDRMPEGVEHMYAGHGAVFHGDVRDVVETALERAEKREPKYPDG, encoded by the coding sequence ATGAGTGATACCGACGTCGTCTGCGTCACGGACGGGGCCGAGACGTTCACCTGCAACGCGTATCTGGTGCCGGGGTCGGTCACGACGCTGGTCGACGCCGGCGCGTGGGACGGCGTCGTCGACGCCGTCCGCAAGCACGTCGACGACGTGGACCGGGTCGTGATGACCCACCAGCACGGCGACCACGTCGCGGAACTGGACGCCGTCTGCGAGGCCTTCGACCCGACGGTGTACGCCTACGCCGACCACTCATGCCGGACCCATGCCATCGAGGACGGCGACACGGTGCAGATCGGTGATGAGGACTGCGACGTGGTCTACACCCCCGGTCACGCCGACGACCACGTCTCGCTCGTCTCGGCCACCAGCCTCTACTCGGGCGACGTGGTCGTCCACGACGACGGCGCGTTCGACTACGGCTCCTTCGGCCGGACCGACATGGCCGGCCAGTCCCGCGAGCGCCTCATCGAGTCCATCCGTGACCTCCTCGACCGGATGCCCGAGGGGGTCGAACACATGTACGCCGGCCACGGTGCCGTGTTCCACGGCGACGTGCGCGACGTGGTCGAGACGGCGCTTGAACGGGCCGAGAAGCGCGAACCGAAGTACCCGGACGGGTAG
- a CDS encoding ABC1 kinase family protein, protein MSSAAADSADTFPEDTDSDGLDPELPEPELVGGVTDERLPLRVRLRSLYRFFVVIGAFLPFAVAFLRDRRRWLLFGEGRERTDADDRRRARKLRETLLDLGPAFIKFGQMLSTRPDVLPPAYVEELAALQDRVPPAPWSEAREVLEGELGPVDEVFAEFEREPISGASIGQVYVARLPSDGAASAGGSDVAVKVLRPGVRPRVEADLRVIRTLLPFVTRLAPPGQRFTLENLADEYAATIRQEMDYAHEARRQELVRANFADDPQVRIPPVVAELTTDRVIVSEYVEGTKISNVSTLRSMGIDTTALARRLLEAYIEMIIEDGVFHADPHPGNLAVQPDGTLVFYDFGLTGTLSERRRDELFEFYVAVASEDIEGVLDAFEGMGALDPDADREFMRAGMQLAFDNLRGGEVDVSEVRELVEGFQGTLREFPMRLPRDLALMVRTSTILEGVCYTLDDDFDFIAVVTDYVREEQGQESVQRLLEAGLDEAARIGLAVFRAPTGAERALDRVRRGNVEVTARVHDDGRVVRRLGLRIVLGGLTTSGVVMTALAYGFRDVVGTVIVAVTAAATAGLLGLTAWSFRRSRGIRATPQFTRQNMRERQGRDE, encoded by the coding sequence GTGAGCAGTGCGGCCGCGGACTCGGCTGATACGTTCCCAGAGGATACCGACAGCGACGGCCTCGACCCGGAGCTCCCGGAGCCGGAACTCGTCGGCGGGGTCACGGACGAGCGGCTCCCCCTTCGTGTCCGGCTCCGGTCGCTGTACCGGTTCTTCGTCGTCATCGGCGCCTTCCTGCCGTTCGCGGTCGCGTTCCTGCGGGACCGGCGGCGCTGGCTGCTGTTCGGCGAGGGGCGCGAGCGGACCGACGCGGACGACCGTCGCCGCGCCCGGAAGCTGCGCGAGACGCTGCTGGACCTGGGCCCGGCGTTCATCAAGTTCGGCCAGATGCTGTCGACACGGCCGGACGTCCTGCCGCCGGCGTACGTCGAGGAGCTCGCGGCGCTGCAGGACCGTGTCCCACCGGCCCCCTGGTCTGAGGCTCGCGAGGTCCTGGAGGGCGAACTCGGCCCCGTCGACGAGGTGTTCGCCGAGTTCGAGCGCGAGCCCATCAGCGGGGCGAGCATCGGGCAGGTGTACGTCGCGCGGCTCCCGTCCGACGGAGCGGCGAGCGCGGGCGGTAGCGACGTGGCGGTGAAGGTCCTTCGCCCGGGCGTCCGGCCGCGGGTCGAGGCGGACCTCCGGGTCATCCGGACGCTGCTGCCGTTCGTGACGCGGCTGGCGCCGCCGGGTCAGCGGTTCACGCTGGAGAACCTCGCCGACGAGTACGCCGCCACCATCCGCCAGGAGATGGACTACGCCCACGAGGCGCGCCGACAGGAGCTGGTGCGGGCGAACTTCGCCGACGACCCGCAGGTCCGCATCCCGCCCGTCGTCGCCGAGTTGACCACCGACCGCGTCATCGTCTCCGAGTACGTCGAGGGGACGAAGATATCGAACGTCTCGACGCTCCGGTCGATGGGTATCGACACGACGGCGCTGGCCCGACGGTTGCTGGAGGCGTACATCGAGATGATCATCGAGGACGGCGTCTTCCACGCCGACCCCCATCCCGGGAACCTGGCGGTGCAACCCGATGGGACGCTCGTGTTCTACGACTTCGGGCTGACGGGGACGCTCAGCGAGCGCCGGCGCGACGAACTGTTCGAGTTCTACGTCGCCGTCGCCAGCGAGGACATCGAGGGCGTGCTGGACGCGTTCGAGGGGATGGGGGCGCTGGACCCGGACGCCGACCGGGAGTTCATGCGCGCGGGGATGCAGCTCGCGTTCGACAACCTGCGGGGCGGCGAGGTGGACGTGAGCGAGGTGCGCGAGCTGGTCGAGGGGTTCCAGGGGACGCTCCGGGAGTTCCCGATGCGGCTGCCCCGGGACCTCGCGCTCATGGTGCGGACCTCGACCATCCTGGAGGGGGTGTGTTACACGCTGGACGACGACTTCGACTTCATCGCGGTCGTGACCGACTACGTCCGGGAGGAGCAGGGCCAGGAGTCGGTCCAGCGGCTCCTCGAGGCGGGACTCGACGAGGCTGCCCGGATCGGGCTCGCGGTGTTCCGCGCGCCGACGGGTGCCGAGCGTGCGCTCGACCGCGTCCGCCGCGGGAACGTCGAGGTCACGGCGAGGGTCCACGACGACGGGCGGGTCGTCCGGCGGCTCGGGCTACGGATCGTCCTTGGCGGGCTCACGACCTCCGGGGTCGTGATGACGGCACTCGCCTACGGCTTCCGGGACGTGGTCGGGACCGTGATCGTCGCGGTCACGGCCGCCGCGACGGCCGGACTGCTGGGGCTGACCGCGTGGTCGTTCCGACGGTCCCGGGGTATCAGGGCCACGCCACAGTTCACCCGGCAGAACATGCGCGAGCGCCAGGGCCGCGACGAGTGA
- a CDS encoding DNA-binding protein gives MSGNEEDIEELREQKMKELKERQGQGGQGGMDEEAAEAQREQAEAQKKAMLRKALDDGARKRLNTIRMSKPDFAEKVEQQVIALHRSGRLQGRIDEEQMKELLQELKPEKQSFDIKRR, from the coding sequence ATGAGTGGCAACGAGGAAGACATCGAGGAGCTCCGAGAGCAGAAGATGAAGGAGCTGAAGGAGCGCCAGGGCCAGGGCGGCCAGGGCGGCATGGACGAGGAGGCCGCCGAGGCCCAGCGCGAGCAGGCCGAGGCACAGAAGAAGGCGATGCTCCGGAAGGCGCTGGACGACGGGGCCCGCAAGCGCCTCAACACCATCCGGATGAGCAAGCCGGACTTCGCCGAGAAGGTCGAACAGCAGGTCATCGCGCTGCATCGCTCCGGCCGGCTCCAGGGCCGTATCGACGAGGAGCAGATGAAGGAGCTGCTGCAGGAGCTCAAGCCCGAGAAGCAGAGCTTCGACATCAAGCGCCGGTAG
- a CDS encoding DUF7411 family protein, whose amino-acid sequence MAPTEVPATGRRPDAWVLFSAGKDSALAALLLEPFYDVTLVTIGFGVEAAPRPGPGLTDATEHAGEAAAALGFDHRVVSLPASVAEDAAARTVEDGYPNEAIQSVHERALEAVAEAVVDAGDRDDAAGPPVVADGTRRDDRVPRLDRPAVQSLEDRHGVDYVVPLRGYGRSAIDRLTDRYLAVTDGPSETVAKADYETAIRAVLRRDHDGASIEDLFPAHTQSRVTGRTDR is encoded by the coding sequence GTGGCCCCCACCGAGGTGCCGGCGACCGGCCGCCGGCCGGACGCGTGGGTCCTGTTCAGCGCCGGGAAGGACTCCGCGCTGGCCGCACTCCTCCTCGAACCGTTCTACGACGTGACGCTCGTGACCATCGGGTTCGGCGTCGAGGCGGCTCCCAGGCCCGGTCCCGGCCTCACCGACGCGACCGAACACGCGGGCGAGGCCGCCGCCGCCCTCGGATTCGACCACCGGGTCGTCTCGCTGCCGGCGTCCGTCGCCGAGGACGCGGCGGCCCGCACCGTCGAGGACGGCTACCCCAACGAGGCCATCCAGTCGGTTCACGAGCGCGCGCTGGAGGCCGTCGCGGAAGCGGTCGTCGATGCGGGTGACCGCGATGATGCTGCCGGTCCCCCGGTCGTCGCGGACGGAACCCGGCGTGACGACCGCGTGCCACGCCTCGACAGGCCGGCCGTCCAGAGCCTGGAGGACCGCCACGGCGTCGACTACGTCGTCCCGCTGCGGGGCTACGGCCGGTCGGCCATCGACCGCCTCACCGACCGGTACCTGGCCGTCACCGACGGCCCGAGCGAGACGGTGGCGAAGGCCGACTACGAGACGGCCATCAGGGCGGTGCTCCGACGCGACCACGACGGAGCGAGCATCGAGGACCTGTTCCCGGCACACACGCAGTCGCGCGTGACCGGGCGGACGGACCGGTAG